From one Balnearium lithotrophicum genomic stretch:
- a CDS encoding glycine zipper domain-containing protein, which yields MKRLVLALSVSGLLISGCTSTQLSKTDAAMLGALGGAAVGAATHKHYKTKAKDAAIYGAVAGGILGYVFGSDQQNTHTVSADTDYDVKTKDGKVIHVHENWYTVDSQPAPSTK from the coding sequence ATGAAAAGGTTAGTTTTGGCACTTAGCGTTTCAGGGCTCTTAATTTCAGGGTGCACCTCAACCCAGCTTTCAAAGACCGATGCTGCAATGCTTGGAGCTTTAGGAGGTGCTGCCGTAGGAGCTGCAACACACAAACACTACAAGACAAAGGCAAAAGATGCTGCCATTTACGGAGCAGTTGCCGGTGGAATTTTAGGCTACGTCTTTGGAAGCGACCAGCAAAACACCCATACGGTCAGTGCAGATACAGACTACGATGTAAAGACAAAGGATGGTAAGGTTATCCACGTTCACGAAAACTGGTACACAGTCGACAGTCAACCTGCTCCATCAACGAAGTAG
- a CDS encoding rhodanese-like domain-containing protein — MELDRELLKRIQAIFSEFTPQKLTRNPCIVEAEQVVRMIKEKQPFVILDIRTPLEQEFIAPRLKDTLYIPMHELFKEENLEKLPKDRTIIVLCHTDRRATAVVIALRLLGFGNTFVLKDGIKGLAERIGKDIYRELL; from the coding sequence ATGGAGCTTGATAGGGAACTTTTAAAGAGAATCCAGGCTATCTTTTCAGAGTTTACTCCTCAGAAGCTCACGAGAAATCCCTGTATTGTTGAAGCAGAACAGGTCGTCAGAATGATTAAGGAGAAGCAACCTTTTGTTATTCTGGACATCAGAACACCTCTTGAACAGGAATTTATAGCTCCAAGATTAAAGGATACTCTCTACATTCCTATGCACGAGCTCTTTAAGGAGGAAAATTTAGAGAAACTCCCTAAGGATAGAACCATAATTGTCCTCTGTCATACAGACAGGAGAGCAACTGCTGTAGTTATAGCACTAAGGCTATTAGGATTCGGAAACACGTTTGTTCTAAAGGATGGCATTAAGGGACTTGCAGAGAGAATAGGAAAGGATATATACAGGGAGCTCCTTTAG
- a CDS encoding C-GCAxxG-C-C family protein, producing MERRKFLKDVLKAGVGVTAGLTVGSALSFASQGKIELPLPYVKLDPKKVADRAYDGYYEHECAYGVFNAVIGELQRKVGGPYLGIPTLMFWYGGGGAAGWGTLCGTLNAAGAIFNLTCKQKDFKAMIDTLYEWYQTTPLPTYIPCKGNWCKQPFPKGVSHSPLCHVSVQRWCKNASVYFGRPILYNSKERSERCARLSATVAAKVVEMLNDYHFGNFKPHKVKGSQKTKMDCRLCHEVTMKELS from the coding sequence ATGGAAAGGAGAAAGTTTTTAAAGGATGTTTTAAAGGCAGGAGTAGGGGTAACTGCCGGACTTACAGTAGGTTCAGCTTTGAGCTTTGCCTCTCAAGGGAAAATAGAACTTCCCTTACCTTACGTTAAACTTGACCCAAAAAAGGTTGCCGATAGGGCTTACGATGGTTACTACGAGCACGAGTGTGCCTACGGTGTTTTTAACGCAGTAATCGGTGAACTCCAGAGAAAGGTAGGTGGACCCTACCTTGGAATTCCAACACTCATGTTCTGGTATGGAGGTGGAGGAGCAGCAGGATGGGGAACTCTCTGCGGAACTCTGAATGCTGCAGGTGCTATTTTTAACCTGACGTGTAAACAAAAGGACTTTAAAGCTATGATTGATACACTTTACGAGTGGTACCAAACTACTCCTCTACCCACCTACATTCCGTGTAAGGGTAACTGGTGCAAGCAACCTTTCCCAAAAGGTGTTTCTCACTCACCCTTATGCCACGTTTCAGTTCAGAGGTGGTGTAAAAATGCATCTGTTTACTTCGGAAGGCCAATTCTATACAACAGCAAGGAGCGTTCTGAAAGGTGTGCAAGGCTTTCAGCAACGGTTGCAGCAAAGGTTGTTGAGATGTTGAACGATTACCACTTTGGTAACTTTAAGCCACATAAGGTTAAGGGTAGCCAGAAGACAAAGATGGACTGCAGATTGTGTCATGAGGTAACTATGAAGGAACTATCTTAA
- a CDS encoding TrmB family transcriptional regulator translates to MEKAVKLLKEFGLNSYEAKAYISLLTISRGTATEISGRSGVPPQRIYDSLKGLEEKGFVHSINEKPKVYIPVPVREALLGRIYHLKTEFEKREKFLRKLIGEIEELLPKGDERESFTGVINIVGEESIVSKAVNLISEAKEFLWIAGVRPLFKFGCRGNLDRYLNPSVKLTAVGIFDFPCKNEIKKLGGVYIEREVKLPYLLIADGEKAMIVYSNSSALFTENPSVIEPFKVYFESLLR, encoded by the coding sequence ATGGAAAAGGCAGTGAAACTTTTAAAGGAGTTTGGTCTTAATTCCTACGAGGCAAAGGCTTATATTTCTCTCCTTACCATCTCAAGGGGAACAGCTACCGAAATTTCCGGAAGGTCGGGAGTTCCTCCTCAGAGGATTTACGACTCCCTAAAGGGGCTTGAGGAAAAGGGATTCGTTCACTCAATCAATGAAAAGCCAAAGGTTTACATCCCCGTCCCCGTTAGGGAAGCCCTCCTTGGTAGAATCTACCATTTAAAAACTGAGTTTGAGAAGAGGGAAAAGTTTTTAAGGAAGCTCATTGGAGAGATAGAGGAGCTCCTTCCAAAAGGTGATGAGAGGGAAAGTTTTACCGGAGTGATAAACATAGTAGGAGAGGAAAGTATCGTTTCAAAGGCAGTAAACTTGATATCGGAGGCAAAAGAGTTTCTATGGATAGCCGGAGTTCGTCCACTTTTTAAGTTTGGATGCAGGGGGAACTTGGACAGATACTTAAATCCATCCGTTAAACTAACTGCCGTTGGAATTTTTGACTTTCCATGCAAAAATGAGATAAAGAAGTTGGGGGGAGTCTACATTGAAAGGGAGGTTAAACTTCCCTACCTGTTAATAGCGGACGGAGAAAAAGCAATGATTGTTTACAGCAATTCCTCTGCTCTGTTTACTGAGAACCCTTCGGTTATTGAACCATTTAAGGTCTACTTTGAAAGCCTACTTCGTTGA